A genomic window from Plasmodium reichenowi strain SY57 chromosome 6, whole genome shotgun sequence includes:
- a CDS encoding hypothetical protein (conserved Plasmodium protein, unknown function), with the protein MVFGSPFSDTYPSFIWKSLKKSRKGKDIFNPFFYALNKTKIYDHILKYNTRYWLFVVTTGCVTSYFWGVWFNNQWKRINKGKLYIDCPYKYPEEED; encoded by the exons A tGGTGTTTGGCAGTCCATTTAGTGATACCTATCCATCATTTATTTGGAAATCACTTAAGAAGAGtagaaaaggaaaagacATTTTTaatccttttttttatgctttaaataaaacaaa AATTTATgatcatatattaaaatacaATACTCGTTATTGGCTATTTGTTGTGACAACAGGATGTGTAACATCCTATTTTTGGGGTGTATGGTTTAATAATCAATGGAAGAGAATAAATAAGGGG aaATTATACATTGATTGTCCCTATAAATATCCAGAAGAAGAAGATTAG